One Cardiocondyla obscurior isolate alpha-2009 linkage group LG11, Cobs3.1, whole genome shotgun sequence DNA segment encodes these proteins:
- the LOC139106558 gene encoding uncharacterized protein isoform X2: protein MATVSMTTTTTATTSTSTAAAMATEPRKSYHELCRLCASYDAVRMHIFGQEGKNRQLVDKIQTCLPFKIMEDDCLPKVLCYRCMYNLENFYDFRTACVNAAAWLERNRPKENANDDGANDSAQSGEVHADLLKGKENMPVLIPEAPVVNPNAALGTPPRLNSDGEADPEIEEILDTSEATVIDDSEDRRSEYEMAYEMDMETNPSDFLEMTPMVTEENEEECGTTKANAVTTQDTAVFPHTSQQHEVYVCSLCNKAFSSKGHLSLHARIHVGEGDVIGERVITDDHTSYQRPYQCDLCHKSYSTAKHRWGHVSTTHRGHPAVTCAYCSRIYSTRYNLDEHIKSRHAGLPPPPELSVPLSRTETRYQCQTCPMVYTDLADFNAHRQICIQEQRTELLGQTEAQNNKIFADASDVSSVDSDDENKDFKNAEAKLAKNPQLTILKQALTKGDSLKRNFDDDGSTSSSKPQKIIKSEEGETSPQKKWYCESCPQSFTSVDSLKEHEVRHDAEKPFICVLCKKDFVLKSSLIRHITMSHGVDPGPLVENDKCLKAISQNWNDRVDISVYEQNETKEPPELSSSSEVNLENDDKDYKNNHENIEIETVFVCETCKRDFNDRASLWLHIRAIHKEYAAFTCGVCLKMCFNNTQLQNHVYMYHGKSKLLISEQRRYSCTICGRQHDSRKKLITHVSIHNVDPAFDPASFVQLNSNYYNENLNGNEGNEQVLDFDGEDGEKVDCYICYKSFPTEDHLIRHQRNAHKSDQIVSLGDASGTGSTLSVNGNGNRAQYHLFFVCEVCGSSHSSKWERWLHINNTHNNESSIKCELENCGKIFATKSLRNEHLQHHAVQGPSPNTCEICGKLWPTRVDYWKHVMGVHADTVPLICGVCLKVFSDVMQLSAHVKAKHWPLTSGDFCCDICGRPYSNKSKMSRHRKIHGLEAAIDTTCDNSNFNETTNESIKADHNGASEVELSCEQCPELSFTTLDSLCNHRRIAHNLFPCDLCNKCYGRTSHLWKHVNRVHKGHADVTCPYCAKTSASRDHLAAHIAKIHRYMPVMGKDNLNCVASKSLSVEDGVLHYCEKCNKGFHKRYLLRRHMKGCQNYRKDPGALLTRCRACERIFKDRASLQKHIENHHSTYTCHLCNETITSKLGIMTHNRVNHMDHPDLTCDYPSCKKLFRTKEDLESHRKDHKYHSNPNVCDFCGDTVENKLKLKMHVLSLHRNEIGVSCGVCLIPMKDPKDLKKHVEAEHSSVLSNPNTCQVCGKQYASKWKAFDHTKKCHGKVFLTCKQCLAVFTDDNAIRTHYEYVHKVPKDQLAIFEYKMEQISAKTEGFETPDIIVKEEPDDIEFDEDMCEESSNDSRKRRRLPNDTYDCEMCPEIFLNSDTLAKHYQNVHNTDPVRMFKKFKKDSDSKRKMRNRNNFECKICKKQFSTKSLFWNHINVCSRRNSINRFDMPNNIPTSILESHLKNNNQIQREELPLPATNESNLNIPDFNLFEDINLQLSAQKPVPSLMPLSQIKTTGNGKCSRKDSRKVYDESTNTECTCEVCGKQWPAKKHLWQHLIRFHRAEAAVTCGVCLKLCKSYQDLADHLKAEHAPVLSPEGNNFTCKTCGRYHNARSKLLLHMSIHIGNFRCQKCQQSFTSEEKLTEHTTNCTGKSEFEDHAVADEDNAKNDNDEKGSLIADETSIIEEAEEADFESEGERSRDVNDEDNSENSDDDNSENSDDSDSDSNSSSSDDENENENGEDEEEENENENESDTRSTSEASGDSVSCDSDSDDESDADETEMSTTENKTQLSDISRFRIRGDNIQENMPMEITTDQKTDFTEVMVAEQTEQNNLNKLLISNVPQNMNKYEAYHFEGSAKAAVNDVDLSDDNEDDNEEDENNENEEENEEDGEDEDEDGDETESDDDDDDEDDNDNENDNDNDNDNDNDNEDEGEGVMEGEEEEEEEEEEEDEDDDDGPPVLSPIMPLLPENESEEHSGTTDRTRHKLSPMVSLSMIKEECEVKCEMQNNAENVSNPTSLFASNNNDLPVTWDENLDDNGIDNGDCNSDIEDTDEVRNEEFDKEYCKMEVTEGDYEEDPTYENIVDSGEGDGDNQMHQVHNLDGTVLMVANDAEGNQILIEQNVLDIDNEDSNGEATQYIYPGNAYEIEEEDYATRNETDVMQTDEMQGSMSYVQDTLENEYSTEGDGVEQQ from the exons ATGGCGACGGTATCGATgactacgacgacgacggcgacaacGTCGACGTCGACAGCGGCAGCGATGGCGACGGAGCCGAGAAAATCTTATCACGAGTTGTGCCGCCTGTGCGCTTCCTACGACGCCGTCAGAATGCACATATTCGGCCAGGAAGGAAAGAATCGCCAGCTCGTCGACAAGATCCAGACGTGCTTGCCGTTCAAG ATAATGGAAGATGATTGCTTGCCAAAAGTTCTGTGTTATCGATGTATGtataatttggaaaatttcTACGACTTTAGGACTGCGTGTGTTAACGCAGCTGCTTGGTTAGAAAGAAATAGGCCGAAGGAAAAT GCGAATGATGACGGCGCAAATGACAGCGCACAATCCGGTGAGGTGCACGCAGACCTTCTtaaaggaaaggaaaatatGCCAGTACTTATTCCGGAAGCACCCGTAGTCAATCCTAATGCGGCATTAGGTACACCACCGAGATTAAATTCGGATGGTGAAGCAGATCCCGAGATTGAAGAGATTCTCGACACAAGTGAAG ctACAGTAATCGACGATTCGGAAGATCGGCGGTCAGAATATGAGATGGCATATGAAATGGATATGGAGACAAATCCTAGCGACTTTTTGGAAATGACTCCAATGGTAACCGAAGAAAATGAAGAGGAGTGCGGTACGACCAAAGCGAATGCGGTAACTACTCAAGATACCGCGGTCTTTCCACACACGTCGCAACAACATGAAGTTTATGTCTGCTCTCTATGTAATAAAGCGTTCAGTTCTAAGGGTCACTTGTCCTTGCATGCAAGGATTCATGTAGGTGAGGGTGATGTGATCGGTGAAAGAGTAATCACCGATGACCACACTTCGTATCAACGACCTTATCAATGTGATCTTTGTCATAAATCGTATTCTACTGCGAAACATCGCTGGGGACATGTTTCTACGACACATCG gggaCATCCTGCAGTAACATGTGCATATTGTTCTCGTATATACTCGACGCGATATAATCTCGACGAGCATATAAAATCGCGACATGCTGGTTTACCGCCACCACCAGAATTATCGGTTCCCCTTTCGCGCACGGAAACTCGTTATCAGTGCCAAACCTGTCCAATGGTATATACGGATCTAGCAGACTTCAATGCACATCGACAGATATGCATTCAAGAACAACGTACAGAACTGTTGGGGCAAACCGAAGCGCAAAACAATAAGATTTTTGCTGACGCGTCTGATGTCTCAAGCGTTGATTCTGATGATGAGAACAAAGACTTCAAGAACGCCGAGGCTAAACTGGCGAAAAATCCACAATTAACTATATTGAAACAAGCGTTGACAAAAGGGGACAGTTTAAAACGAAATTTCGATGATGATGGTTCGACATCCAGCAGTAAGccgcaaaaaataattaaatcag AAGAGGGCGAGACTAGTCCTCAGAAGAAATGGTACTGTGAATCTTGCCCGCAAAGTTTTACATCAGTGGATAGTTTGAAGGAACACGAGGTTAGGCACGATGCCGAGAAGCCGTTTATTTGCGTACTATGCAAGaaagattttgttttaaaatcttCATTAATTAGGCATATTACAATGTCACATGGCGTTGATCCCGGTCCTTTAGTTGAAAACGATAAGTGTTTAAAGGCAATATCTCAGAATTGGAACGATCGAGTCGATATTAGTGTTTATGAGCAAAATGAAACGAAAGAACCACCAGAACTATCGTCGTCATCTGAG gtaaatttagaaaatgatGATAAGGATTATAAGAACAATCATGAGAATATAGAAATCGAAACGGTATTTGTATGTGAGACTTgtaaaagagattttaatgACCGAGCATCATTGTGGCTACATATTCGAGCTATACATAAAGAATACGCTGCATTTACGTGTGGAGTGTGTTTAAAGATGTGTTTCAATAATACACAACTTCAAAATCATGTCTATATGTATCATGGAAAGTctaaacttttaatatcgGAACAAAGAAG gTATAGTTGTACGATATGCGGTAGACAGCATGACTCGAGAAAGAAGTTAATCACTCATGTCTCGATACATAACGTCGATCCTGCCTTTGATCCTGCAAgttttgtacaattaaatagtaattattataatgaaaacTTAAATGGTAATGAAGGAAATGAACAAGTATTAGATTTTGATGGAGAAGATGGCGAGAAGGTTGATTGTTATATTTGTTACAAATCTTTTCCAACTGAAGATCATCTTATACGACATCAGAGAAATGCTCACAAG TCTGATCAGATAGTATCATTAGGAGACGCTTCAGGTACTGGAAGTACTCTTAGTGTCAATGGTAACGGTAATAGGGCACagtatcatttatttttcgtcTGCGAAGTATGTGGTAGTTCACATTCGAGCAAATGGGAACGCTGGTTGCATATCAACAACACACATAACAACGAATCTTCTATTAaa TGTGAATTGGAGAATTGTGGAAAGATATTTGCAACGAAATCGTTGCGCAATGAGCACCTCCAACATCATGCAGTACAAGGACCCTCGCCAAATACCTGCGAAATATGTGGAAAATTGTGGCCTACTCGCGTCGATTATTGGAAACACGTGATGGGCGTACATGCGGATACGGTGCCTCTAATTTGCGGTGTTTGTCTGAAAGTATTTTCCGACGTTATGCAATTAAGCGCACATGTAAAGGCGAAACATTGGCCACTAACTAGTGGTGATTTTTGTTGTGATATTTGCGGAAGGCCGTACTCCAATAAATCGAAGATGTCTCGGCATAGAAAAATTCATGGCTTGGAGGCCGCTATAGATACTACATGCGATAATAgcaattttaatgaaacaacTAACGAATCGATCAAAGCTGATCACAATGGCGCTTCGGAAGTAGAATTAAGTTGTGAACAGTGCCCTGAACTTAGCTTCACGACATTAGACAGTTTGTGTAACCATCGACGAATAGCGCATAATCTTTTCCCATGCGATTTATGTAACAAATGCTACGGCAGAACGTCGCACCTATGGAAGCATGTAAATAGAGTGCATAAAGGACATGCAGATGTGACTTGTCCTTATTGTGCAAAGACAAGTGCGTCAAGAGATCATCTGGCGGCACATATTGCCAAGATCCATAGATACATGCCAGTAATGGGTAAAGATAATCTAAACTGTGTCGCTTCCAAATCCCTGAGTGTGGAAGATGGTGTCTTACATTATTGCGAGAAATGTAACAAGGGATTCCATAAACGTTATTTGCTCCGTCGTCATATGAAAGGCTGTCAAAATTACCGTAAGGACCCTGGTGCACTGTTGACTCGTTGCCGAGCCTGCGAGAGGATATTTAAGGATCGTGCAAGCCTCCAGAAACATATTGAAAATCATCATAGCACGTATACTTGCCACTTATGTAACGAAACGATCACTTCCAAACTGGGCATCATGACCCACAACCGCGTTAATCATATGGATCACCCGGATCTAACGTGCGACTATCCAAGTTGTAAAAAACTCTTCCGCACTAAAGAAGATCTGGAGTCTCATCGTAAGGACCACAAGTATCACAGTAATCCGAATGTTTGTGATTTTTGTGGCGACACTGTggaaaataagttaaaattgaaaatgcaCGTATTATCGTTGCATCGAAACGAGATCGGCGTATCGTGTGGTGTCTGCCTCATCCCTATGAAGGATCCCAAAGATTTGAAAAAACATGTCGAAGCGGAGCATAGCAGCGTTCTTTCGAATCCGAATACATGTCAGGTATGTGGTAAGCAATATGCATCCAAATGGAAAGCTTTTGACCACACAAAGAAATGTCATGGCAAAGTTTTTCTTACGTGCAAACAGTGTTTAGCAGTTTTTACAGACGACAATGCTATACGTACTCATTATGAATATGTGCATAAAGTTCCGAAGGACCAATTAGCCATCTTCGAATATAAAATGGAGCAAATTAGTGCAAAGACAGAAGGTTTCGAGACTCCTgatattattgtaaaagaagAACCGGATGACATAGAGTTTGACGAAGATATGTGTGAAGAGAGTTCGAACGATTCTCGTAAACGTAGAAGATTGCCAAATGATACGTACGATTGCGAGATGTGTCCCGAGATCTTTCTCAATTCAGACACTCTTGCCAAGCATTATCAGAACGTCCATAACACTGACCCCGTCCGTATGttcaagaaatttaaaaaagatagcGATAGTAAGCGCAAGATGAGAAATAGAAACAACTTTGAATGCAAGATTTGTAAAAAGCAGTTCTCCACCAAAAGTCTATTTTGGAATCACATAAATGTATGCTCACGACGAAACTCGATAAACAGATTTGATATGCCGAATAATATCCCAACGTCAATTCTAGaatctcatttaaaaaataataatcaaattcAACGAGAAGAACTACCGTTACCGGCAACGAACGAATCTAATTTGAACATTCCCGATTTTAATCTATTCGAGGacattaatttgcaattatcgGCCCAAAAACCGGTTCCGAGTCTTATGCCATTGTCGCAGATAAAAACGACGGGTAACGGTAAATGCTCGAGAAAAGATTCGCGCAAGGTGTACGATGAATCGACAAATACTGAGTGCACGTGTGAAGTTTGTGGCAAACAATGGCCGGCCAAAAAACATTTGTGGCAACATTTAATTCGTTTCCATCGTGCCGAAGCTGCCGTTACGTGTGGCGTATGCTTAAAGCTGTGTAAATCTTATCAGGATTTGGCCGACCATTTGAAAGCCGAGCATGCTCCTGTTTTGTCGCCGGAAGGGAACAATTTCACTTGTAAGACATGTGGTAGATATCACAACGCAAGAAGCAAATTGCTGTTGCATATGAGCATTCATATTGGTAACTTCCGGTGTCAAAAGTGCCAGCAAAGTTTCACGAGCGAAGAGAAACTCACCGAGCATACGACGAACTGCACTGGCAAATCGGAGTTTGAGGATCACGCGGTAGCGGACGAAGATAATGCAAAGAATGACAACGACGAAAAGGGCAGCTTAATCGCCGACGAGACGTCGATAATCGAGGAAGCGGAAGAAGCGGATTTCGAATCGGAAGGCGAAAGAAGTAGGGATGTCAACGACGAAGACAATTCCGAAAATAGTGACGATGACAATTCAGAAAATAGTGATGATTCGGATAGCGATAGCAACAGCAGTTCAAGcgacgacgaaaacgaaaatgaaaatggagaggacgaggaggaagaaaatgaaaacgaAAATGAATCCGATACGAGAAGCACTAGTGAGGCGAGCGGCGATAGCGTATCGTGTGATTCCGACAGCGATGATGAATCTGATGCGGATGAAACGGAAATGAGCACCacagaaaataaaacacaATTGAGCGATATCAGTAGATTCCGAATACGTGGCGATAATATTCAAGAAAATATGCCAATGGAGATTACCACAGATCAGAAAACCGATTTTACTGAAGTAATGGTCGCAGAACAGActgaacaaaataatttaaataaacttttgatTTCCAACGTACCTCAGAACATGAATAAATATGAAGCGTATCATTTTGAAGGATCTGCTAAAGCCGCAGTGAATGATGTAGATTTATCTGATGATAACGAGGACGATAATGAGGAAgatgaaaataatgaaaatgagGAAGAGAATGAGGAAGATGGTGAGGATGAAGATGAGGATGGAGATGAGACTgaaagcgacgacgacgatgatgacgaagATGACAATGACAACGAGaacgataacgataacgaCAACGATAACGATAATGACAATGAGGATGAAGGTGAAGGCGTGATGgaaggagaggaagaagaggaagaggaagaggaggaagaagacgaagacgaTGACGATGGACCGCCCGTCTTAAGTCCAATAATGCCTTTGTTACCAGAAAATGAATCCGAGGAGCATAGCGGCACGACGGATCGTACGAGGCACAAGCTCAGCCCGATGGTTTCACTGAGTATGATCAAAGAAGAGTGCGAAGTAAAGTGtgaaatgcaaaataatgcGGAAAACGTGTCTAATCCAACCAGCCTTTTCGCATCTAACAACAATGATCTACCCGTAACATGGGACGAAAACTTGGATGATAATGGCATCGACAACGGCGATTGCAATTCTGACATTGAAGACACAGATGAAGTGAGAAACGAAGAATTCGATAAAGAATATTGCAAGATGGAAGTGACCGAAGGTGATTACGAAGAGGATCCCACTTATGAAAATATAGTGGACAGTGGAGAGGGTGATGGAGATAATCAAATGCACCAAGTGCATAATTTGGACGGAACAGTGTTAATGGTGGCTAACGACGCGGAAGGTAATCAGATTTTGATCGAGCAAAACGTATTAGATATCGATAACGAGGACTCTAATGGCGAAGCGACGCAGTACATTTATCCAGGGAATGCTTACGAGATCGAGGAAGAAGATTATGCAACGCGAAACGAAACGGATGTCATGCAAACGGACGAAATGCAAGGTAGTATGTCTTACGTTCAAGATACATTGGAAAATGAGTATAGTACGGAGGGCGATGGCGTAGAACAGCAGTGA